The following coding sequences are from one Methanosarcina sp. WWM596 window:
- a CDS encoding hydroxymethylglutaryl-CoA synthase, which translates to MTIGIVSYGAYVPRYRIKIEEIARLWGDDAEALKNGLMVYEKSVPDVDEDAATIAVEAARYAMARSGVDPSRIGAVYTGSESHPYAVKPTSTIVAQAIGATPEMTAADFEFACKAGTAAVQACMGMVGSGMIDLGLAIGADVSQGAPSDALEYTAAAGGVACLIGRKESELAAIIEDTYSFTTDTPDFWRREGMPYPEHGGRFTGEPGYFKHVTNGAKGLLKKLGTKPEDYDYAVFHQPNGKFPSKAAKMLGFTKAQITPGLVVPKIGNTYSGSCLMGIAATLDQAKPGDRIFATAFGSGAGSDAFSITVTDRIEEIRNMAPTVSELIKDPIYIDYAKYARHKGKIRLA; encoded by the coding sequence ATGACTATTGGAATTGTATCATACGGTGCTTATGTCCCGAGATACCGTATAAAAATTGAAGAAATCGCCCGGCTCTGGGGTGATGACGCAGAGGCTCTTAAAAATGGCCTCATGGTGTACGAAAAATCCGTACCTGATGTCGATGAAGACGCAGCAACAATTGCAGTTGAAGCGGCAAGATACGCAATGGCAAGAAGCGGCGTAGATCCCTCCAGAATAGGCGCAGTGTACACAGGTTCAGAAAGTCATCCCTATGCTGTAAAACCAACAAGCACTATAGTAGCCCAGGCTATCGGCGCAACCCCCGAAATGACTGCAGCAGACTTTGAGTTTGCATGTAAGGCAGGAACAGCTGCAGTCCAGGCATGTATGGGAATGGTGGGTTCCGGAATGATTGACCTTGGCCTGGCTATAGGAGCTGATGTTTCCCAGGGTGCCCCCAGTGATGCCCTTGAATACACTGCCGCAGCAGGAGGAGTTGCCTGTCTCATCGGAAGAAAAGAATCAGAACTTGCCGCAATCATTGAAGATACATACTCATTTACAACAGATACTCCTGACTTCTGGAGAAGAGAAGGAATGCCTTACCCCGAGCACGGAGGACGTTTTACTGGAGAGCCCGGGTACTTCAAACATGTGACAAACGGCGCAAAAGGTCTTCTTAAGAAACTCGGGACAAAGCCTGAAGATTATGATTATGCAGTATTCCACCAGCCAAACGGGAAGTTCCCGAGCAAAGCTGCAAAGATGCTGGGATTCACAAAAGCCCAGATTACTCCGGGACTTGTAGTTCCAAAAATAGGGAATACATATTCAGGATCCTGCCTTATGGGAATCGCTGCAACTCTTGACCAGGCAAAGCCCGGGGACAGAATTTTTGCAACCGCTTTTGGATCCGGTGCAGGGTCTGATGCCTTCAGCATAACAGTTACAGACAGAATTGAAGAAATCCGAAATATGGCTCCGACGGTTTCCGAACTTATAAAGGATCCTATATACATCGACTACGCAAAGTATGCCAGACATAAAGGCAAAATCCGTCTGGCCTGA
- a CDS encoding protease inhibitor I42 family protein produces the protein MIKKPFTIQFPENPVSGFSWDIATSNGLQIMRDMFVPEDEEKTESMGYHVWDIQVTCQGSQKIKGTYRRGNQIASCFEINIDAE, from the coding sequence ATGATCAAAAAACCGTTTACAATCCAATTTCCGGAAAATCCAGTCAGCGGATTTAGCTGGGACATTGCAACCAGTAACGGCTTACAGATAATGAGGGACATGTTTGTCCCTGAAGATGAGGAAAAGACCGAAAGCATGGGATACCATGTATGGGATATTCAGGTGACTTGCCAGGGAAGTCAAAAGATAAAAGGCACATACAGGAGGGGAAACCAGATAGCAAGCTGTTTTGAAATCAATATTGATGCCGAATAA
- the cbiQ gene encoding cobalt ECF transporter T component CbiQ produces the protein MVTLTDIERESYKNSPIHRLDPRVKLFFALAIIIYVVSLPRIHDKNMVRLLAIEVYLLVLVLVAGLDLRYFFLRILAILPFGLGIALIQPFLRPSFVENYTLYPLDLPLGLSITYEGLAFGSTLLAKFLVCITSIVLLSSTTRLRDMVAAADRIGIPREFTLLLSMMVRYLFLFWAVLKRIRIAQQTRLFDIWNKDVPKRWVLEQVGNSMSSIFIRSYEQGERTYISMLCRGYGSGYEKSYYKTKIRTPDVLFVLLGVACILCVHLYV, from the coding sequence ATGGTAACTCTCACTGATATTGAACGTGAATCCTATAAAAACAGCCCCATACACAGGCTTGATCCTCGGGTAAAATTATTCTTTGCGCTTGCTATAATTATTTATGTAGTTAGCCTGCCCAGGATTCACGATAAAAATATGGTTCGCCTTCTTGCCATAGAAGTTTATTTGCTGGTTCTTGTACTTGTTGCAGGGTTGGATCTAAGGTACTTTTTCCTCCGTATTCTTGCAATTTTACCTTTCGGGCTTGGAATTGCCCTTATCCAGCCTTTTCTGCGACCTTCCTTCGTAGAAAATTATACTCTTTACCCTCTTGACCTGCCTTTAGGTCTAAGCATAACCTATGAGGGGCTTGCCTTTGGGAGCACACTGCTTGCGAAATTTCTTGTCTGCATAACATCCATCGTCTTGCTATCTTCCACTACACGGTTGAGAGATATGGTTGCAGCAGCAGATAGGATAGGCATCCCGAGGGAATTTACCCTGCTCCTGAGCATGATGGTTCGCTATCTCTTTCTTTTCTGGGCCGTCCTTAAAAGGATAAGGATCGCACAGCAGACAAGGCTCTTTGATATCTGGAACAAAGATGTTCCGAAGAGATGGGTCCTCGAGCAGGTAGGAAACAGCATGAGCTCAATTTTCATACGCTCCTATGAGCAGGGGGAAAGAACCTATATCAGCATGCTTTGCAGAGGCTACGGAAGCGGGTACGAAAAATCTTATTACAAAACTAAAATCAGAACCCCGGATGTCCTTTTTGTGCTTCTGGGTGTAGCCTGTATATTATGTGTCCATCTTTATGTCTGA
- a CDS encoding phosphoadenosine phosphosulfate reductase family protein codes for MSKPVYLGKMLLHWCDACNVPVLGKKCGCGNRAKKVEVTPPGDIRPAFDYDIKRINSVSEKQFNAPLIPEGHLVVLNKAPYEDRMDEIIVDGEVLASIRFEIENCTWVLLPRLEGARRLFQGRDRKELKKWVVIEPEIMPFILKKGASILAPGVLDADPEIEKEDEVVVLIPSGEVVCCGRARLTGREMINEKRGNAVKPRWSAEPVAAKTLPSGKSWDDAVKANEKILDSMIGMAHSFIRNVSGSMDLKVSVSYSGGKDSLAVLQLVDETLDDYELMFADTGIEFPETLENVKKVAEYYGKTLRTASSGDSFWESIGVFGPPTMDTRWCCKICKLGPIARLIDEYYEGGCLSFIGQRQYESHARSISNKVWKNPWVGNQVGASPIQEWTALHVWLYIFRTKAPYNPAYEKGYDRMGCWLCPSSSLSDFFLLEESHPELAQKLNTHLLAYAERMGLSPEWVKYGLWRYKRYPKVLQELADRKGISLLPSQETPGELHFEVATGYRPCKAGGISADGSFGQAIDLESLEESGMLYPVGKASFIEGAASVTLGESRAQVFASGNVNGRSENEKTLKKLMRMVEFSVRRAVLCQGCGVCVGHCEHNAIQMKEKRAWIRESCIHCGACIEVCPLVKFL; via the coding sequence ATGTCCAAACCAGTATACCTTGGCAAAATGCTCCTGCACTGGTGCGATGCCTGCAATGTGCCTGTGCTCGGAAAAAAGTGTGGGTGCGGCAATAGAGCAAAAAAAGTTGAGGTCACTCCTCCCGGCGATATTCGTCCGGCTTTTGATTATGATATAAAACGCATAAATTCCGTTTCTGAAAAACAGTTCAATGCTCCCCTTATCCCCGAAGGGCACCTTGTGGTGCTTAACAAAGCCCCTTATGAAGACCGGATGGATGAAATTATAGTGGACGGGGAAGTCCTTGCATCTATCAGGTTTGAAATAGAAAACTGCACATGGGTCCTGCTCCCCAGGCTTGAAGGAGCACGGCGGCTTTTTCAGGGCAGGGACCGGAAAGAACTTAAAAAATGGGTGGTTATCGAGCCGGAAATTATGCCTTTTATCCTGAAAAAAGGGGCAAGTATTCTTGCTCCCGGAGTCCTTGATGCAGACCCGGAAATCGAAAAAGAGGACGAGGTTGTTGTCCTTATCCCTTCAGGTGAGGTAGTTTGCTGCGGAAGAGCCCGGCTGACAGGCAGGGAAATGATTAATGAAAAGCGTGGGAATGCAGTAAAACCACGCTGGAGTGCAGAACCCGTGGCTGCAAAAACCCTTCCCTCGGGAAAGAGCTGGGATGATGCCGTAAAAGCCAATGAGAAAATCCTTGACTCAATGATAGGGATGGCTCATTCTTTCATAAGAAACGTTTCCGGAAGTATGGACCTGAAAGTCAGCGTATCTTATTCCGGGGGCAAAGACAGCCTTGCAGTGCTGCAGCTTGTGGATGAAACTCTGGACGATTATGAATTGATGTTTGCAGATACAGGGATTGAGTTTCCGGAAACCCTTGAAAACGTCAAAAAAGTTGCAGAATATTACGGAAAAACCCTCCGGACAGCGAGTTCGGGCGATTCTTTCTGGGAGTCCATAGGAGTTTTCGGGCCTCCGACAATGGATACGCGCTGGTGTTGTAAGATCTGTAAACTGGGACCCATTGCCAGGCTGATTGATGAATATTATGAGGGGGGCTGCCTGAGCTTCATAGGACAGCGCCAGTACGAATCCCATGCCCGCTCCATCAGTAATAAGGTCTGGAAAAACCCCTGGGTAGGAAATCAGGTTGGAGCGTCTCCAATACAGGAATGGACAGCTCTGCATGTCTGGCTTTACATCTTCAGAACAAAAGCTCCCTATAATCCGGCTTATGAGAAAGGGTATGACCGGATGGGATGCTGGCTCTGTCCTTCTTCATCCCTATCCGACTTTTTCCTGCTTGAAGAAAGTCACCCTGAACTTGCACAAAAACTCAACACCCACCTCCTGGCTTACGCAGAAAGGATGGGGCTTTCTCCCGAATGGGTAAAATATGGCTTATGGCGCTACAAACGCTACCCAAAGGTACTTCAGGAGCTTGCGGATAGAAAGGGAATTTCCCTGCTCCCTTCCCAGGAAACTCCCGGAGAGCTCCATTTTGAAGTTGCTACAGGATACAGGCCCTGCAAAGCAGGAGGGATTTCTGCGGATGGAAGTTTCGGTCAGGCGATAGATCTTGAATCTCTTGAAGAAAGCGGAATGCTCTATCCTGTAGGGAAAGCTTCTTTCATCGAAGGGGCTGCCTCTGTCACTCTGGGGGAGTCGAGAGCCCAGGTCTTTGCTTCCGGAAATGTGAATGGAAGAAGTGAAAACGAAAAAACCCTGAAAAAGCTCATGCGAATGGTCGAGTTCTCGGTAAGAAGAGCTGTTCTCTGCCAGGGTTGTGGAGTCTGTGTAGGACACTGTGAGCACAACGCAATTCAAATGAAAGAAAAAAGAGCTTGGATCAGGGAGAGCTGTATTCACTGCGGAGCCTGTATAGAGGTCTGCCCGCTTGTGAAATTTCTGTAA
- a CDS encoding Dna2/Cas4 domain-containing protein: MPADSRNPEISVSDLLLYINCPRRVYFVSRGFELFPEINASRLERMLMKELSLTFPDIMKECSLNADNLCKELETAFLHACEDLPLMFPAEFACIEKEVLEEGKARARAKIPEIAANLLRGLEEYGKDPMLAALTPVKTEPFLSSEKLNLKGVPSKLVCFEGRNVPSIMKPGNCPLQGVWASDRMHATSLVLLLEAEAGGEVPFAFVEYVSFGLLRKVTIRSSDRREVLKICRRVEKIKAGFMPEKKEEKFCSECTFSEHCVSNSSLMSKFF; the protein is encoded by the coding sequence ATGCCTGCAGATTCACGGAATCCTGAGATAAGCGTTTCTGATCTTCTCCTGTATATCAATTGCCCGCGGCGCGTATACTTTGTCAGTCGTGGTTTTGAGTTGTTCCCGGAAATAAACGCTTCAAGGCTTGAAAGAATGCTCATGAAAGAGCTTTCTCTGACTTTTCCTGATATTATGAAGGAATGTTCGTTAAACGCCGATAACCTGTGCAAAGAACTTGAAACTGCTTTTCTCCATGCATGTGAGGACCTCCCGCTTATGTTCCCAGCAGAATTCGCATGTATTGAAAAGGAAGTCCTTGAAGAAGGGAAGGCGCGGGCAAGAGCTAAAATCCCTGAAATCGCGGCTAACCTTCTTAGAGGGCTTGAAGAATACGGAAAAGACCCTATGCTTGCGGCACTTACACCTGTTAAAACCGAGCCATTTCTTTCATCTGAAAAACTTAACCTGAAGGGTGTCCCGTCCAAACTTGTCTGTTTTGAGGGCAGGAATGTTCCATCGATTATGAAACCTGGAAACTGCCCTCTCCAGGGCGTGTGGGCATCTGACCGGATGCACGCCACATCGTTGGTCCTTCTGCTTGAAGCCGAGGCCGGAGGGGAGGTGCCCTTTGCCTTTGTTGAATACGTAAGTTTCGGCCTGCTCCGGAAAGTAACTATCCGAAGTTCGGACCGCAGAGAAGTTTTAAAAATCTGCAGGCGTGTGGAAAAAATAAAAGCCGGATTCATGCCTGAGAAAAAAGAAGAAAAATTCTGTTCAGAATGCACTTTTTCAGAGCATTGTGTTTCAAATTCGTCCTTGATGTCAAAGTTTTTTTGA
- a CDS encoding energy-coupling factor ABC transporter ATP-binding protein: protein MSISNPPHNSDEAKNILEEMASRRNLKTEAIPEKAGNSSKITGTPILEVRDLCHRYPHLETNTLDKINLKVHRGERVAVLGANGAGKSTLFKHLNGILRPLSGEVLVKGEKITKKNVRMCREAVGIVFQDPDDQVLAPSVEEDIAFGPINMGLSRVEVETRVKEALEMVGLTGFEERAPHHLSGGQKKLVAIAGILAMRPEVIVLDEPTAGLDPLSSARILELIIKMNRELGITMLLSTHDVDVVPYFAERVFVLHHGKLEADGSPEAIFSDPELLRKAHLKLPRVAEVFEMLQQEGLNVNIQITAEAARDEILKLISSGQKTAGLE, encoded by the coding sequence ATGAGCATCTCGAATCCCCCACACAACTCCGATGAAGCAAAAAATATCCTTGAAGAAATGGCAAGCAGGAGGAATCTTAAAACAGAGGCAATTCCTGAAAAAGCAGGCAATTCTTCTAAAATAACCGGTACCCCCATCCTTGAAGTAAGAGATCTCTGCCACAGATACCCTCACCTGGAGACTAACACCCTTGATAAAATAAACCTGAAGGTCCACAGGGGAGAAAGAGTTGCAGTGCTTGGGGCTAACGGAGCAGGAAAGTCCACCCTTTTTAAGCACCTTAACGGGATCTTACGCCCTCTTTCTGGAGAAGTCCTGGTAAAGGGAGAAAAAATTACTAAAAAGAATGTCCGGATGTGCAGGGAGGCTGTAGGAATAGTTTTTCAGGATCCTGATGACCAGGTGCTTGCTCCGAGTGTTGAAGAAGACATAGCTTTTGGACCGATCAATATGGGCCTGTCCAGAGTAGAGGTAGAAACCAGGGTTAAAGAAGCTCTGGAAATGGTGGGACTTACGGGTTTTGAAGAGAGGGCTCCGCACCATCTGAGCGGAGGACAGAAGAAACTTGTGGCAATCGCAGGCATTCTTGCCATGCGCCCGGAAGTTATTGTGCTTGACGAACCCACAGCAGGGCTTGACCCGTTGAGTTCAGCCCGAATTCTGGAACTTATAATTAAAATGAACAGAGAACTCGGGATCACCATGCTTCTTTCAACCCATGATGTGGATGTTGTCCCTTATTTTGCGGAAAGGGTTTTCGTACTCCATCACGGGAAACTTGAAGCTGACGGAAGCCCGGAAGCTATTTTCAGTGACCCTGAACTTCTCAGAAAAGCACATTTAAAACTTCCGAGAGTGGCTGAAGTCTTCGAAATGCTCCAGCAAGAAGGACTCAATGTAAACATACAGATTACAGCCGAAGCAGCCAGAGATGAAATCCTGAAGCTCATAAGCTCGGGACAGAAAACCGCTGGACTTGAGTGA
- a CDS encoding nicotianamine synthase family protein, which yields MKYTLPAGLTTPWSSWSVNNIPQIETASLVAELRQISAVVKGSGEEEIQENTSGELYTLFKKLDELAALEIDEKSIAVVVKSPDFDALIDSISRFRFIYNLKLENEKARNLIGSSNPWETLRNFTFYPNYLQLARTEYTGSGLKPGDCILFLGSGPLPLSLILLCREYGLFGIGIEQDGKRASISREVIACLRLSESIKIIEGTHFNLPLETRCDLYMVAAQAEPKKEVFEHLAKILPEGSKVSYRLYEKGLRRILEGNSFLDLPPGFEEYLRVQPEPPVNNTVVFLKRR from the coding sequence ATGAAATACACCCTTCCTGCCGGGTTAACAACTCCCTGGTCTTCCTGGAGTGTGAATAACATCCCACAAATCGAAACTGCTTCCTTAGTTGCTGAGCTTCGGCAGATTTCTGCTGTGGTAAAGGGGTCTGGAGAGGAAGAAATTCAGGAAAATACCTCAGGCGAACTGTATACCTTATTTAAAAAGCTGGACGAACTCGCAGCCCTGGAAATAGATGAAAAGTCTATTGCTGTAGTCGTTAAAAGCCCGGATTTTGATGCTCTGATAGATTCGATTTCCCGTTTTCGGTTTATATACAATCTGAAACTTGAAAACGAAAAAGCAAGAAACCTTATTGGAAGCTCCAATCCATGGGAAACTCTCCGAAATTTTACATTTTATCCGAACTACCTGCAGCTTGCCAGGACCGAATATACAGGTTCCGGTCTGAAGCCCGGAGACTGTATTCTTTTTCTTGGCAGCGGTCCTCTCCCTCTGAGTCTGATACTGCTCTGCCGCGAATACGGCCTTTTCGGAATAGGAATTGAACAGGACGGAAAAAGGGCAAGTATTTCCAGAGAGGTAATTGCCTGCCTCAGGCTTTCCGAAAGCATCAAAATAATAGAAGGAACCCACTTCAATCTGCCACTTGAAACCAGATGTGACCTTTATATGGTCGCCGCTCAGGCCGAACCCAAAAAGGAGGTGTTCGAACATCTCGCAAAAATACTTCCCGAAGGGAGTAAGGTTTCCTACCGCCTCTATGAAAAAGGTCTCCGAAGAATCCTTGAGGGGAATTCCTTCCTCGATCTGCCGCCAGGATTTGAAGAATATCTCAGGGTTCAGCCGGAACCTCCAGTTAATAATACGGTTGTATTTCTGAAACGAAGATAA
- the dinB gene encoding DNA polymerase IV — MQRVILHIDMDYFYAAIEEREKPELRGKAVVVCMLSGRSELSGSVSTCNYIAREFGIRAGMPCSKAKNLNPEAVFLPARKDFYTSVSDRIMEILRNYADPGENGDSFEQISIDEAFLEITDRTEGDFNLAFELEMQIKKEIKEKENLTCSIGIGPNKLIAKMASSAKKPDGITVVSPENLEGFLWPLKVSKLWGIGDVTAKKLQEMGIVTVKDLAEHDVIKLISTFGKARGTWLKQAATGLDESPLKEREGSEQIGRIATLPEDTLDQELIIPLLERLAGDVIEKLNSRELSFKVVTFTAINSNFRMYTRSRTLNHTVSSKEALLEATREILSEFLSENRTELRRVGVKVGGLQKKKGQKSLFDY; from the coding sequence ATGCAGCGGGTCATTCTTCACATAGATATGGACTATTTTTATGCAGCCATCGAGGAACGGGAAAAGCCGGAACTTCGTGGAAAAGCAGTTGTAGTCTGCATGCTCTCCGGGCGAAGCGAACTCAGCGGATCTGTAAGCACATGTAATTACATTGCGCGAGAGTTTGGAATCAGAGCAGGAATGCCCTGTTCAAAGGCTAAGAACCTTAATCCTGAAGCCGTATTTCTGCCTGCCAGGAAGGATTTTTACACCTCGGTTTCAGATAGAATCATGGAAATTCTCCGAAACTATGCAGACCCCGGAGAAAATGGAGATTCCTTTGAGCAGATAAGTATTGATGAGGCTTTCCTTGAAATTACCGACAGGACAGAGGGAGACTTTAACCTTGCTTTTGAACTCGAGATGCAGATAAAGAAAGAAATAAAAGAAAAGGAGAACCTGACCTGCTCTATAGGAATAGGACCAAATAAGCTAATTGCCAAGATGGCTTCCTCCGCAAAAAAACCTGATGGGATTACAGTCGTGAGCCCCGAAAATCTGGAAGGTTTTCTCTGGCCGTTGAAAGTGTCCAAACTCTGGGGGATCGGAGATGTAACTGCAAAAAAATTGCAGGAAATGGGCATAGTTACGGTAAAGGACCTTGCAGAACATGATGTTATCAAACTTATTTCCACCTTTGGAAAAGCCCGGGGAACGTGGCTTAAACAAGCTGCGACAGGACTTGATGAATCCCCCCTTAAGGAAAGGGAAGGCTCAGAACAGATCGGGAGGATTGCAACACTGCCTGAAGATACTCTGGATCAGGAACTTATCATTCCACTGCTGGAAAGGCTTGCAGGAGACGTTATTGAAAAACTGAATTCAAGGGAACTCTCCTTCAAGGTTGTAACCTTTACAGCCATAAACTCAAATTTCAGGATGTATACCAGGAGCCGCACACTTAACCATACCGTTTCTTCAAAGGAAGCCCTTCTTGAAGCAACCAGAGAAATCCTGAGCGAATTCCTTTCGGAAAACAGAACTGAACTCCGGCGTGTGGGGGTAAAGGTAGGAGGGCTCCAGAAAAAAAAGGGTCAAAAAAGCCTTTTTGATTATTAA
- a CDS encoding helix-turn-helix domain-containing protein, giving the protein MTSNDSSENLRNRLAEKMAGDITLSEKPGESLKKWRLNFEISQTDIANYLKVSPSVISDYESGRRKSPGTMIVRKIVESLLEVDLERGGKKIHTYESILNAENSSKSIYSTYEYTLPIQLAKLVNLIEGDIVYKGIEKPLYGFSVIDSQRAVLELSSHEFQKLYGWSTDRAMIFTKVSTGKSPLVAIRVTNLKPGAVVLHGLRKEEVEPVAIKMAEVDRVPLVTTTMDLEQIVQLLKKYSQYYARE; this is encoded by the coding sequence ATGACATCCAACGATTCCTCAGAAAATCTGCGCAACCGTCTGGCAGAAAAAATGGCTGGAGATATCACACTCTCTGAAAAACCCGGAGAGTCACTGAAGAAGTGGAGATTAAACTTTGAGATATCCCAGACCGATATTGCAAATTACCTTAAGGTTTCTCCTTCTGTTATCAGTGATTACGAAAGCGGGAGGCGAAAGTCCCCAGGGACAATGATCGTACGGAAGATCGTGGAATCCCTGCTTGAAGTTGATCTCGAGCGGGGAGGCAAAAAGATTCACACCTACGAATCGATACTTAACGCTGAAAACAGTTCAAAGTCCATCTACTCAACCTATGAGTATACTCTCCCGATACAGCTTGCTAAACTGGTTAACCTTATTGAAGGCGATATTGTCTACAAAGGAATTGAGAAGCCTCTATATGGTTTTTCTGTCATCGACAGTCAACGGGCAGTCCTGGAACTTTCCTCCCACGAATTCCAGAAGCTCTATGGTTGGAGTACGGATAGAGCCATGATCTTTACGAAAGTCAGTACCGGAAAATCCCCCCTGGTAGCTATCCGGGTCACCAACCTGAAACCCGGAGCTGTTGTGCTCCACGGGCTCCGTAAAGAAGAGGTTGAACCTGTTGCAATCAAGATGGCGGAAGTAGACCGTGTACCCCTGGTCACAACTACAATGGATCTCGAGCAGATTGTGCAATTACTGAAAAAATACAGTCAATACTATGCAAGGGAATGA
- a CDS encoding UPF0228 family protein produces MSKVNKKITFFIIFLIFVVIIGLFVKMTIFTPTVTPGQEERKVAGLIIQFRDEVSEQEAKSILKNYNLARYKLDFTVDMPDNYYIIVDEDNILDVKSELRDENWTEATPALEKGNYYITKKGDYYIITIAEQNIHNELFIEMLNKYNLEVKKFVYCHVIITDHPDSGISEERADKLKSELEMNENVFTVYFESIE; encoded by the coding sequence ATGAGTAAAGTAAATAAGAAGATCACCTTCTTTATTATTTTTCTGATTTTTGTAGTAATTATTGGATTATTTGTAAAAATGACTATTTTTACTCCAACAGTAACTCCTGGACAAGAAGAGAGAAAAGTAGCTGGTTTAATCATTCAATTTAGAGATGAGGTTAGTGAGCAGGAAGCAAAATCGATTCTCAAAAACTATAATTTAGCTAGATATAAACTGGATTTCACGGTTGATATGCCGGATAACTACTACATAATAGTAGATGAAGATAATATACTGGATGTAAAAAGTGAATTGAGAGACGAAAATTGGACTGAAGCTACTCCGGCTTTAGAAAAAGGAAATTATTACATAACTAAAAAAGGAGATTATTACATAATTACAATAGCGGAACAAAACATTCACAATGAACTTTTTATTGAGATGCTAAATAAATATAATCTTGAAGTTAAAAAGTTCGTCTACTGCCATGTTATCATTACAGATCACCCAGATAGTGGGATTTCTGAGGAACGTGCGGATAAATTAAAAAGTGAGCTTGAAATGAATGAAAACGTCTTCACTGTTTACTTTGAGTCTATTGAATAA
- a CDS encoding beta-propeller fold lactonase family protein: MSNKAHKENTVIKALGITALAILILAGVAGADPFAYVTSLGVDTGTVFVIDTATDNLTAVVPVEGWPFGVAINPAGTKVYVADLSGTSTTVSVIDTATNKVEAVVDVGGYPREVAVDPTGTRVYVTNRYSVVDNDSNNVSIIGTATNSVVSTVNVGLSTYNVAFTPDGEKIYATNSRNNTTSVLDAATNKVTATVPVGDYPTDVAISPDGNKVYITNTGSNDLSVIDVTTNKVIATAPVGDGPCGVAVTLDGNKVYVTNKRSNNVSVIDTATNKVTATVPVGIKPLGVAVTPDGNKVYVTNAKSDNVSIIDTATNKVTATVNAGKYNINYPVGVVIGHLADYDMTDQSIRATPSSTEDIGVEEINLSSSEKINDIKLNNSNNNNSEPDSGNSSGENESSKSNSTPGFGLLGSLTYLYGGWKLGKK, from the coding sequence ATGTCTAACAAAGCACACAAAGAAAATACCGTTATAAAAGCTTTGGGAATAACTGCACTTGCGATTTTAATATTGGCTGGTGTAGCAGGTGCAGACCCATTTGCATATGTTACGAGTCTTGGAGTCGACACTGGCACTGTCTTTGTAATTGACACAGCAACTGACAATCTTACAGCCGTGGTACCTGTAGAAGGCTGGCCCTTTGGAGTTGCAATCAACCCTGCAGGAACAAAGGTGTATGTGGCGGACTTGTCAGGCACAAGCACCACTGTCTCTGTAATTGACACTGCGACAAATAAGGTTGAAGCTGTGGTGGATGTAGGAGGATATCCTCGGGAGGTTGCAGTCGATCCGACAGGAACAAGGGTTTACGTGACGAATCGCTACAGTGTGGTGGATAATGACAGCAACAATGTCTCTATAATTGGCACAGCCACAAACAGTGTAGTGAGCACGGTTAATGTGGGGTTGAGTACTTATAACGTTGCATTTACACCGGATGGGGAAAAAATCTATGCTACTAACAGCCGCAATAACACTACTTCTGTGCTTGATGCGGCTACAAACAAAGTTACAGCCACTGTACCTGTAGGAGACTATCCTACTGATGTTGCAATCAGTCCTGATGGAAATAAGGTGTATATAACCAATACAGGCAGCAACGACTTATCTGTAATTGATGTGACTACAAACAAAGTTATAGCCACTGCGCCGGTAGGAGACGGTCCATGTGGCGTTGCAGTCACTCTAGATGGAAATAAGGTATATGTGACAAATAAACGGAGCAACAATGTTTCTGTTATTGACACAGCAACAAACAAAGTTACAGCCACCGTTCCTGTAGGAATTAAGCCTTTAGGAGTTGCAGTCACTCCAGATGGAAATAAGGTATATGTGACAAACGCCAAAAGCGACAATGTCTCTATAATTGACACAGCCACAAACAAAGTTACAGCTACTGTGAATGCAGGAAAATATAATATAAACTATCCTGTCGGAGTTGTCATTGGGCATCTTGCAGATTATGATATGACTGATCAAAGTATAAGGGCAACCCCCAGTTCAACTGAAGATATAGGAGTTGAAGAAATTAATTTATCATCCTCTGAAAAAATAAACGATATCAAACTCAATAACTCAAACAATAATAATTCAGAACCCGATAGTGGTAATAGCTCGGGTGAAAATGAATCAAGCAAAAGTAACTCTACTCCAGGCTTCGGATTATTGGGGAGCTTGACCTACCTGTATGGAGGATGGAAACTCGGGAAAAAGTAA